The following coding sequences lie in one Bacteroidia bacterium genomic window:
- the yajC gene encoding preprotein translocase subunit YajC: MFNTLLMQGGSQGASGASSLIMMVLVIVVFYFFMIRPQQKKAKDEKNFREGLKKGDKIVTIGGIHGKILEIRETSFIIETEGGGKLKIERNAVSMSFTGSLTDETPAT, encoded by the coding sequence ATGTTCAACACATTACTTATGCAAGGCGGCTCTCAAGGCGCCAGTGGTGCTTCTTCCCTCATCATGATGGTTCTAGTCATTGTGGTGTTTTATTTCTTTATGATTCGACCTCAGCAAAAGAAAGCTAAAGATGAAAAAAACTTTAGGGAAGGACTTAAAAAAGGAGATAAAATTGTTACCATTGGTGGAATCCATGGAAAAATCCTTGAAATCCGTGAAACTAGTTTTATCATTGAAACCGAAGGTGGAGGTAAATTAAAAATAGAACGAAATGCTGTTTCTATGAGCTTTACCGGCTCCCTCACCGATGAAACTCCA
- a CDS encoding DUF1573 domain-containing protein, producing the protein MKKQNIAYFCICASALFFVSCGEKSTEKETISAETIHNPISANSEEAQDTANAPVMTFEKDVYDFGKIIQGEKVTHTFTFTNTGKTDLIISAANTSCGCTVPSFSKTPVKPGEKGKIDVVFDSEGKKGQTTKKITILANTIPNFKTITLTGEIMIPVGN; encoded by the coding sequence ATGAAGAAGCAAAATATAGCTTATTTTTGTATTTGTGCATCAGCTCTGTTTTTTGTGTCTTGTGGCGAAAAATCAACAGAAAAGGAAACCATTTCTGCAGAAACAATTCACAACCCGATTTCTGCCAATTCGGAAGAAGCCCAGGATACTGCCAATGCTCCAGTAATGACCTTTGAAAAGGATGTATATGATTTCGGAAAAATAATTCAGGGTGAAAAAGTGACTCATACTTTTACTTTCACCAATACCGGCAAAACGGATTTAATTATTTCTGCTGCCAATACAAGTTGTGGATGCACCGTTCCTTCCTTCTCTAAAACCCCTGTAAAGCCGGGAGAGAAAGGCAAAATTGATGTGGTATTTGATAGCGAAGGAAAGAAAGGTCAAACCACCAAGAAAATTACCATTTTGGCAAACACAATTCCAAATTTTAAAACCATAACTCTTACCGGCGAAATCATGATTCCGGTAGGAAATTAA